In one window of Agrobacterium larrymoorei DNA:
- a CDS encoding RNA-binding S4 domain-containing protein — translation MGEKEQSQDSGRQRLDKWLFFARMVKSRSLAQSYIQSGNVRINGAPVRQASHVVKIGDRLDIGLERVDRVLIVKAAGDRRGPYEEAKLLYDDQTPPKEPGERLTLLEQAVREPGSGRPTKKERRALDRFMDDSSDD, via the coding sequence ATGGGCGAAAAGGAACAGTCACAGGATTCAGGGCGCCAGCGCCTCGATAAGTGGCTGTTCTTCGCCCGTATGGTCAAATCCCGCTCTTTGGCGCAAAGCTATATCCAGTCCGGCAATGTCCGCATCAACGGCGCGCCGGTCCGTCAGGCAAGCCATGTGGTAAAGATCGGTGACCGGCTGGACATCGGCCTGGAGCGCGTCGACCGTGTTCTCATAGTAAAGGCAGCGGGAGATCGACGCGGCCCTTATGAAGAAGCCAAACTGCTTTATGATGACCAGACACCACCGAAAGAACCCGGCGAGCGCCTGACATTGCTTGAGCAGGCCGTCCGTGAGCCCGGCAGCGGTCGCCCGACGAAGAAGGAGCGCCGCGCGCTCGACAGATTCATGGATGACAGCAGCGACGACTAA
- a CDS encoding helicase-related protein, with the protein MILSGRGVTAVLGPTNTGKTHYAIERMVAHGSGVIGLPLRLLAREVYTRLVEKVGAPNVALITGEEKISPPRAKYSVCTVEAMPRETNAAFVAIDEVQLAGDLERGHIFTDRVLHLRGREETLLLGAGTMRPILEKLLPGIVMVERPRLSQLFYAGSKKITRLPQRTAIVAFSADEVYAIAELVRRQRGGAAVVLGALSPRTRNAQVGLYQNGDVEYLVATDAIGMGLNLDVDHVAFAQDRKFDGYQFRNLNPAEMGQIAGRAGRHLRDGTFGVTGRVDPLDDELVERIESHEFDPVKVLQWRTKNFDFSSIRNLQASLDAAPTVQGLSRALPAIDQQSLEYLSRYPEIIDITTTAERVERLWEACALPDYRRIAPAQHADLISTLYFDLVKRGTVNENFMAEQVRRADRTDGEIDTLSARIAQIRTWTYVSNRPGWLADPTHWQEKTREIEDRLSDALHERLTKRFVDRRTSVLMRRLRENAMLEAEISVNGDVFVEGHHVGQLAGFRFTPVAGTEGPDAKAVQAAAQKALALEFEARAARLHASGNGDLALSSDGLVRWLGDPVARLTAGDNIMKPRVIILADEQLNGNARDHAVARIERFVNHQIATVLKPLDDISRAEDLQGLAKGLAFQLVENLGVLFRRDVAEEVKTLDQDARASMRRYGIRFGAYHVFLPALLKPAPAELVTLLWALKNDGLGKPGYGDLIPVLAAGRTSVVTDSSYERMFYKLAGFRFLGKRAVRIDILERLADLIRPLLQWKPGTQPRPEGAYDGRRFTTTTAMLSILGATLDDMEEILKGLGYRADQVSAEEAASFLASQSGDATKVEATEAAPAEETAHDDADAEETSEGEASAEVATEAKTDEAPAEAKADDAATENAEPKPVLLWRPGGRNDNQRTDNRRPGNRNAGNRGEGNRGEGERRGDAGEGRQGNRQNFNRDGDRKREGGRPDNNNGRGNNRNERHDRGERKDRPERNDRGGKPQGQQRFESKPPRKEKPMDPDSPFAKLAALKEQLKK; encoded by the coding sequence GCGGCTGGTGGAAAAGGTCGGTGCGCCCAATGTGGCGCTGATTACCGGCGAAGAGAAGATTTCCCCTCCACGCGCCAAATATTCTGTCTGCACCGTGGAAGCCATGCCGCGCGAGACGAATGCCGCTTTCGTTGCCATCGACGAAGTGCAGCTGGCGGGTGATCTGGAACGCGGGCATATCTTCACCGACCGCGTACTCCATCTGCGCGGCAGGGAAGAAACACTGCTGCTGGGTGCGGGAACCATGCGCCCGATCCTCGAAAAGCTGCTGCCCGGCATCGTCATGGTCGAGCGCCCTCGCCTGTCGCAGCTATTTTACGCCGGCTCGAAGAAAATCACCCGCCTGCCCCAGCGCACGGCCATCGTGGCTTTCTCTGCAGACGAGGTTTACGCCATCGCGGAGCTGGTCCGCCGTCAGCGCGGCGGGGCTGCGGTGGTGCTTGGCGCCCTCTCCCCGCGCACCCGCAATGCGCAGGTTGGCCTCTATCAGAACGGTGATGTCGAATATCTGGTAGCGACCGACGCTATCGGCATGGGCCTCAATCTCGATGTCGACCATGTCGCCTTCGCCCAGGATCGCAAATTTGACGGCTACCAGTTCCGCAATCTTAATCCGGCTGAAATGGGCCAGATCGCCGGGCGCGCGGGTCGCCATCTGCGCGACGGCACGTTTGGCGTGACGGGTCGCGTCGATCCGCTGGATGACGAGCTGGTCGAGCGCATCGAATCACATGAGTTCGATCCGGTCAAAGTGCTGCAATGGCGCACGAAGAACTTCGATTTCTCGTCTATCAGAAATCTTCAGGCGAGCCTCGATGCCGCGCCAACGGTTCAGGGACTGTCCAGAGCGCTTCCCGCTATCGACCAGCAATCGCTGGAATATCTGTCGCGCTATCCCGAGATCATCGACATTACGACAACCGCCGAACGTGTTGAAAGATTGTGGGAAGCCTGCGCCTTGCCGGATTATCGCCGCATCGCGCCTGCACAACATGCCGATCTGATTTCGACGCTCTATTTCGATCTCGTCAAACGCGGCACGGTCAATGAGAATTTCATGGCCGAACAGGTGCGCCGAGCAGACCGGACGGACGGCGAGATCGATACGCTTTCTGCAAGGATTGCGCAGATCAGAACATGGACGTATGTATCGAACCGCCCAGGATGGCTTGCCGATCCGACACACTGGCAAGAAAAGACACGGGAAATCGAGGATCGATTGTCCGATGCGCTACATGAAAGGTTGACGAAACGCTTTGTTGATCGCAGGACATCTGTGCTCATGAGGCGCCTAAGAGAGAATGCGATGCTTGAAGCTGAAATCAGTGTGAATGGTGATGTCTTCGTAGAAGGACATCATGTCGGTCAATTGGCGGGATTCCGGTTTACGCCGGTTGCGGGAACCGAAGGTCCAGATGCCAAGGCCGTGCAAGCGGCTGCGCAAAAGGCGCTGGCGTTGGAATTCGAGGCTCGCGCTGCGCGTCTCCATGCCAGCGGCAATGGCGATCTCGCCTTGAGCTCGGACGGTTTGGTCCGTTGGCTGGGCGACCCGGTCGCACGCCTGACCGCCGGTGACAATATCATGAAGCCGCGCGTCATCATTCTGGCGGACGAGCAGCTGAACGGCAATGCGCGCGATCACGCCGTTGCCCGTATCGAGCGCTTCGTAAACCACCAGATTGCCACCGTGCTGAAGCCTCTGGACGATATTTCCCGTGCCGAAGACCTTCAGGGCCTGGCAAAGGGCCTTGCCTTCCAGCTGGTCGAAAATCTCGGCGTGCTTTTCCGTCGCGATGTGGCGGAAGAGGTCAAGACGCTGGATCAGGATGCGCGCGCCTCCATGCGCCGCTATGGCATCCGCTTCGGCGCTTACCATGTTTTCCTGCCTGCGCTGCTAAAGCCGGCACCCGCAGAACTCGTTACGCTTCTCTGGGCGTTGAAAAATGATGGTCTCGGCAAGCCCGGCTATGGCGATCTCATCCCGGTTCTGGCAGCCGGTCGTACCTCTGTCGTTACGGATTCCAGCTATGAACGCATGTTCTACAAGCTGGCCGGTTTCCGCTTCCTCGGCAAACGCGCCGTCCGCATCGATATTCTTGAGCGTCTGGCCGACCTGATCCGTCCGCTGCTCCAGTGGAAGCCCGGCACACAGCCGCGCCCTGAAGGCGCATATGACGGTCGCCGCTTCACCACCACGACAGCGATGCTGTCGATCCTTGGTGCGACGCTGGACGATATGGAAGAGATTCTGAAGGGTCTTGGCTACCGCGCCGATCAGGTTTCGGCAGAAGAGGCAGCAAGCTTCCTCGCCAGCCAGAGCGGTGATGCCACCAAGGTAGAGGCAACCGAAGCCGCTCCCGCCGAAGAAACAGCGCATGACGATGCAGATGCCGAGGAAACTTCCGAAGGCGAAGCTTCTGCGGAAGTTGCGACCGAAGCCAAGACGGACGAGGCACCTGCCGAGGCCAAGGCCGACGACGCTGCCACCGAGAATGCCGAGCCGAAGCCGGTTCTGCTGTGGCGTCCGGGTGGCCGCAACGACAACCAGCGCACCGACAATCGCCGTCCGGGCAACCGCAATGCCGGTAACCGTGGCGAAGGTAATCGCGGTGAAGGAGAGCGTCGCGGCGACGCAGGCGAGGGCCGTCAGGGCAACCGTCAGAACTTCAACCGCGACGGTGATCGCAAGCGCGAAGGCGGACGTCCGGACAACAACAACGGCCGCGGCAACAACCGCAATGAGCGTCATGATCGCGGCGAGCGCAAGGATCGGCCAGAGCGTAACGACCGTGGCGGTAAGCCACAGGGTCAGCAGCGCTTCGAATCCAAGCCACCGCGCAAGGAAAAGCCGATGGACCCGGATTCTCCATTCGCAAAACTCGCTGCTCTCAAGGAGCAGTTGAAGAAGTAA
- the holA gene encoding DNA polymerase III subunit delta, with amino-acid sequence MTEIKSHEFERFAENPAERFRIFVLYGPDRGLVSERAAAIASKTGIDPNDAFASLKLAVTDLQGDPGRLLDEVNAIGLFGGEKLVWVKGAANEKALVDALNVLAETPPQSSFLIIEAGDIKKGVGLRKIAEPSRAIAAIPCYADDARSLNALIDHELADEQLRISPAARQRLIESLGGDRIASRNEVRKLALYCRGRDVIEEDDVAAIIGDASAVSADDAVDAILKGDRNAFFHATQKIISSKTPIFLVLQGCLRQFQLLDQMRAEMDEKKLQAGQVMQTLGRGIHFRRKPVIERALRTWQPAAIAREMNRLQSAILQSRQRQSLEESVALLTLLATTLQAGRGS; translated from the coding sequence ATGACGGAAATAAAGTCTCATGAATTCGAACGCTTCGCCGAGAACCCGGCGGAGCGTTTTCGCATCTTCGTCCTGTACGGGCCTGACCGCGGTCTCGTTTCCGAGCGCGCCGCAGCCATTGCCTCCAAGACCGGTATCGATCCCAACGATGCCTTTGCGTCCCTGAAGCTTGCCGTGACCGATCTGCAGGGTGATCCCGGGCGGCTTCTGGATGAGGTCAATGCCATCGGTCTCTTCGGCGGAGAAAAGCTTGTCTGGGTGAAGGGCGCTGCAAACGAGAAAGCGCTTGTGGATGCGCTTAACGTGCTGGCTGAGACGCCGCCTCAATCGAGCTTTCTGATCATCGAAGCCGGTGACATCAAGAAGGGTGTCGGCCTGCGCAAGATCGCCGAGCCGTCGCGGGCTATTGCTGCCATTCCCTGCTACGCGGACGATGCCCGTTCGCTGAACGCGCTGATCGATCACGAGCTCGCAGATGAACAGCTTCGCATATCGCCAGCGGCGCGCCAGCGTCTGATCGAATCGCTTGGTGGCGACCGCATCGCGTCGCGCAACGAGGTCAGGAAGCTGGCGCTCTATTGCCGTGGTCGCGATGTGATCGAAGAGGATGATGTTGCGGCGATCATAGGCGATGCCAGCGCGGTTTCCGCCGACGATGCCGTGGATGCCATTCTGAAAGGCGACCGCAATGCCTTCTTCCACGCAACGCAGAAGATCATTTCCTCAAAGACCCCGATCTTTCTCGTGCTTCAGGGGTGCCTGCGGCAGTTCCAGCTTCTCGACCAGATGCGGGCCGAAATGGATGAGAAGAAGCTGCAGGCCGGTCAGGTCATGCAGACGCTCGGGCGCGGCATTCACTTTCGGCGCAAGCCGGTGATCGAGCGGGCGCTCAGAACATGGCAGCCAGCGGCGATTGCGCGTGAGATGAACCGATTACAGTCCGCCATCCTCCAAAGCCGTCAGAGGCAAAGCCTGGAGGAAAGCGTGGCACTTTTAACGCTGCTCGCTACAACGCTTCAGGCGGGACGAGGGAGTTGA
- the fdxA gene encoding ferredoxin FdxA — protein sequence MTYVVTDNCIRCKYTDCVEVCPVDCFYEGENFLAINPDECIDCGVCEPECPAEAIKPDTEPGLDKWLKLNAEYAAIWPNITVKRDPMPEAKEMDGVEGKLDLYFSAEPGKGD from the coding sequence ATGACGTATGTCGTGACCGACAATTGCATCCGCTGCAAATATACCGACTGTGTTGAAGTCTGCCCCGTGGACTGCTTCTATGAGGGCGAGAATTTTCTGGCGATCAATCCCGATGAGTGCATCGACTGCGGCGTATGCGAGCCGGAATGTCCCGCCGAGGCCATCAAGCCGGATACGGAGCCGGGTCTCGACAAGTGGCTGAAGCTGAATGCCGAATATGCCGCCATCTGGCCGAATATCACGGTCAAACGCGACCCTATGCCGGAAGCCAAGGAAATGGACGGCGTGGAAGGCAAGCTGGACCTCTATTTCTCCGCAGAGCCCGGCAAGGGCGACTGA